A part of Sugiyamaella lignohabitans strain CBS 10342 chromosome D, complete sequence genomic DNA contains:
- the SCS2 gene encoding phosphatidylinositol-binding protein SCS2 translates to MDISPEVLVFHAPFSEQATKPLVLKNTSDRKLAYKIKTTAPKLYCVRPNASVIEAGQTIEVSIIRQAKDQPKPTEKSKDKFLVLTAPVSDEILENSDISKLWATLEETSKDTIVNKKIKVNYEFGTDSTGSSGSHHGETGAATSGSVGSGSLSSAATGTSESGDSSRSSGLPVNSHASALAAATSQSEGAGNTSIIDPSQYGTPLRGGHSDNAGAGSVLGGGSSGDGAGSSPVNATAAGIVAAAAGGAATGSSLSNGSSGESTLKSRNIPSSADTDRASQRAQEQISSQSKELKAAAAANSSSSTSGSANEPGFKSSQPGSSTAVRQQPSSGVPLHLVLALALVAFFIGWKLF, encoded by the exons ATGGATATTTCACCCGAAGTTCTTGTTTTTCATG CCCCCTTTTCCGAGCAGGCTACCAAGCCATTGGTGTTGAAAAACACATCGGATCGCAAACTGGCTTATAAGATCAAGACCACGGCCCCGAAACTGTACTGTGTGCGACCCAATGCGTCGGTTATTGAGGCCGGTCAGACGATTGAGGTGTCGATTATCCGTCAAGCCAAGGACCAGCCCAAGCCTACTGAAAAGTCCAAGGACAAGTTTCTTGTTCTGACAGCACCTGTTTCGGACGAGATTCTCGAGAATTCCGACATTTCAAAGCTGTGGGCTACTTTAGAGGAGACCAGCAAGGACACCATTGTTAACAAGAAAATCAAGGTCAACTACGAGTTCGGTACCGACTCTACAGGTTCTTCAGGATCGCACCATGGTGAAACCGGTGCTGCAACCAGTGGATCCGTTGGATCAGGCTCGTTgtcatctgctgctactggcaCTTCGGAGTCTGGTGATAGCAGCAGATCGTCTGGTTTGCCCGTCAACTCACATGCTTCtgctttggctgctgccacaTCGCAAAGTGAGGGTGCCGGTAacaccagcatcatcgACCCCTCGCAATACGGTACTCCACTTCGAGGAGGTCACAGCGATAATGCCGGTGCCGGATCTGTTCTAGGAggtggttcttctggtgaCGGTGCTGGATCGAGTCCTGTGaatgctactgctgctggtattgttgctgctgctgctggcggaGCTGCCACTGGCTCGTCATTGTCTAATGGTTCCAGTGGTGAATCGACTCTCAAGTCGCGAAACATCCCTAGTTCTGCCGATACAGACCGAGCCTCTCAACGAGCCCAGGAACAAATCTCGTCTCAATCCAAGGAATtgaaggctgctgctgctgctaacaGCTCGTCATCCACCAGCGGATCTGCCAATGAGCCTGGATTCAAGTCGTCACAACCCGGCTCGTCCACCGCTGTCCGCCAGCAACCATCTTCGGGCGTCCCCCTCCACCTGGTCCTCGCTCTCGCCCTCGTTGCCTTTTTCATCGGCTGGAAGCTATTCTAG
- the MAL31 gene encoding Mal31p (Maltose permease; high-affinity maltose transporter (alpha-glucoside transporter); encoded in the MAL3 complex locus; member of the 12 transmembrane domain superfamily of sugar transporters; functional in genomic reference strain S288C; GO_component: GO:0016021 - integral component of membrane [Evidence IEA,IEA]; GO_component: GO:0016021 - integral component of membrane [Evidence ISM] [PMID 12192589]; GO_component: GO:0016020 - membrane [Evidence IEA,IEA,IEA]; GO_function: GO:0005352 - alpha-glucoside:proton symporter activity [Evidence ISS] [PMID 18179544]; GO_function: GO:0022891 - substrate-specific transmembrane transporter activity [Evidence IEA]; GO_function: GO:0022857 - transmembrane transporter activity [Evidence IEA]; GO_function: GO:0005215 - transporter activity [Evidence IEA]; GO_process: GO:0000017 - alpha-glucoside transport [Evidence ISS] [PMID 18179544]; GO_process: GO:0008643 - carbohydrate transport [Evidence IEA]; GO_process: GO:0000023 - maltose metabolic process [Evidence IEA]; GO_process: GO:0055085 - transmembrane transport [Evidence IEA]; GO_process: GO:0006810 - transport [Evidence IEA,IEA]) encodes MSPDTEKTHHVVDEQDVGSISSIKAVNVILENTKELLEEERQLGVIDAMKQYPKAMFWSVFFSVAVIMTGYDAQLVTSFYAMPSFIAKYGQYYNGNKEISAAWQSGLGMGNPIGQLLGSLVVAWPSEKWGRKRVLIVCNLLIAALIFMQFFANNIQVLCVGEILAGLLWGCFVVIAPSYASEVSPLALRGILTAFINMAFVIGQFVAQGVAAGLESRTDKWAYKAPFAIQWIWCLILFVGLPFAPESPWYLVRKGRRDEAKKALQRLAWDKAGDGVSLEKTLNVIEQTDLLERELHTSSTYMDCFKGSNLRRTEICCMVYLIQVICGNPLMGYCNYFFIQAGLDNQKAFYMGVGTTAIGFVGTALTWVVLSYAGRRTIFNYGLSVMTLLLFIIAILDCAPSYSSNLGFSWAQASLLDVWTFLYQLTVGPLTFVIIGEISSTKLVSIL; translated from the coding sequence ATGAGTCCTGATACTGAGAAAACCCACCATGTTGTGGATGAACAGGATGTGGGGTCTATTTCTTCCATCAAGGCAGTCAACGTGATTCTGGAAAACACTAAAGAGTTGCTTGAGGAAGAGCGCCAGTTGGGCGTTATTGATGCTATGAAGCAGTATCCAAAGGCTATGTTCTGGTctgtcttcttcagtgTGGCAGTTATTATGACTGGTTACGATGCTCAGTTAGTGACATCGTTTTATGCTATGCCTTCTTTTATCGCAAAGTACGGGCAGTATTATAATGGTAATAAGGAGATTTCAGCTGCCTGGCAGAGTGGTCTTGGAATGGGCAACCCTATTGGACAGTTACTGGGATCTCTTGTAGTTGCTTGGCCTAGTGAAAAATGGGGTAGAAAAAGGGTATTGATTGTTTGCAATTTGCTTATTGCTGCCTTGATCTTTATGCAATTTTTTGCCAATAACATCCAGGTTCTATGTGTTGGAGAGATTCTTGCTGGATTATTGTGGGGATGCTTTGTAGTTATTGCACCCAGTTATGCATCTGAAGTCAGTCCTTTGGCACTTCGTGGTATTTTGACTGCATTCATTAATATGGCATTTGTTATTGGCCAATTTGTGGCTCAAGGTGTAGCCGCTGGTTTAGAGAGCCGAACTGATAAATGGGCTTATAAGGCACCATTTGCAATTCAATGGATCTGGTGTTTGATCTTGTTTGTTGGTCTACCGTTTGCTCCAGAGTCTCCTTGGTACTTGGTTCGTAAGGGGAGACGAGACGAAGCAAAGAAAGCTCTTCAAAGATTGGCATGGGACAAGGCCGGTGATGGGGTTAGTTTGGAGAAGACTCTTAATGTCATTGAGCAAACAGATCTTCTTGAAAGAGAACTGCACACTTCTTCGACCTATATGGACTGTTTCAAGGGCAGCAACTTGAGAAGAACTGAAATCTGCTGCATGGTCTATCTTATCCAAGTCATTTGTGGTAATCCATTGATGGGATACTGCAACTATTTCTTTATCCAGGCAGGTCTAGATAACCAGAAGGCATTTTATATGGGTGTAGGAACTACAGCCATTGGTTTTGTTGGAACTGCTCTTACCTGGGTAGTACTTAGTTACGCAGGACGTCGTACTATTTTCAACTACGGGCTTTCTGTTATGACTCTGcttttatttatcattGCCATTCTTGACTGTGCACCCTCATATTCCAGTAACCTTGGATTCTCTTGGGCCCAAGCTAGTTTGCTCGATGTGTGGACTTTTCTGTATCAACTCACAGTTGGTCCCTTGACATTCGTTATCATTGGTGAAATTTCTTCAACTAAACTAGTAAGTATCCTGTAG
- the MAP2 gene encoding Map2p (Methionine aminopeptidase; catalyzes the cotranslational removal of N-terminal methionine from nascent polypeptides; function is partially redundant with that of Map1p; GO_component: GO:0005737 - cytoplasm [Evidence IEA,IEA]; GO_component: GO:0005737 - cytoplasm [Evidence IDA] [PMID 14562095]; GO_component: GO:0005634 - nucleus [Evidence IDA] [PMID 14562095]; GO_function: GO:0004177 - aminopeptidase activity [Evidence IEA,IEA]; GO_function: GO:0016787 - hydrolase activity [Evidence IEA]; GO_function: GO:0046872 - metal ion binding [Evidence IEA,IEA]; GO_function: GO:0070006 - metalloaminopeptidase activity [Evidence IEA]; GO_function: GO:0070006 - metalloaminopeptidase activity [Evidence IGI,ISA] [PMID 8618900]; GO_function: GO:0008235 - metalloexopeptidase activity [Evidence IEA]; GO_function: GO:0008233 - peptidase activity [Evidence IEA]; GO_process: GO:0070084 - protein initiator methionine removal [Evidence IEA]; GO_process: GO:0035551 - protein initiator methionine removal involved in protein maturation [Evidence IMP] [PMID 11811952]; GO_process: GO:0006508 - proteolysis [Evidence IEA,IEA]), translating into MGSTEIANGSEKLADKVEDLKIEESTKNVPKSEQAGDEDDDDEGDDEVAAEGGEEGAAKKKKKKKKNNKKKKKTAGGSGAVPTSQTEPPTVGLSNLFKDNVYPEGEIVEYKDDNHYRTTSEEKRYLERASFDAFNDLRKAAEAHRQVRQYAQKTIKPGMTMIEIADLIENATRALTEGNGDSKKAGPGFPTGLSLNHVAAHYTPNKGDTTVLKYEDVMKVDIGVHVNGRILDSAFTLTFDDKYDNLLAAVRDATNTGVREAGIDVRLGDIGAAIQEVMESYEVELDGKTFQVKPIRNLNGHNINPFEIHGGKSVPIVKSHDQTKMEEGETFAIETFGSTGKGYVHDEGEVSHYAKRTNIGHVPLRLNSAKNLLAVIDKHFGTLPFCRRYLDHAGEEKYLLALNNLVKSGIVQDYPPLVDIPGSYTAQYEHTILLRPTVKEVVSRGDDY; encoded by the coding sequence ATGGGTTCGACCGAGATTGCAAATGGCAGCGAAAAGCTGGCAGATAAGGTCGAGGATCTGAAGATTGAAGAGTCGACAAAGAATGTGCCAAAGTCAGAACAGGCtggagatgaagatgacgatgacgaaggTGACGACGAAGTAGCTGCAGAAGGCGGTGAAGAGggtgctgccaagaaaaagaagaagaagaagaagaataacaagaaaaagaagaagactgcCGGTGGCAGTGGAGCAGTTCCTACCTCTCAAACAGAACCTCCTACTGTTGGATTGTCTAATTTGTTCAAAGATAATGTATATCCAGAGGGAGAGATCGTCGAGTACAAAGACGATAACCATTACAGAACTACATCAGAGGAAAAGAGATATCTCGAAAGAGCCAGTTTTGACGCATTCAATGATCTCAGAAAGGCTGCCGAGGCACATCGTCAAGTCAGACAATACGCTCAAAAGACAATTAAACCCGGCATGACAATGATTGAGATTGCTGATCTAATTGAAAATGCTACTAGAGCTCTTACTGAGGGCAATGGTGACAGTAAGAAAGCCGGACCGGGTTTCCCTACTGGTTTATCATTAAATCATGTGGCTGCTCATTACACACCTAACAAGGGAGATACTACAGTATTGAAGTATGAGGATGTCATGAAGGTCGATATCGGAGTCCATGTTAACGGACGTATTCTGGACTCTGCGTTTACACTGACATTTGACGATAAATACGATAACcttcttgctgctgtgagAGATGCTACTAATACGGGAGTTCGTGAAGCCGGTATCGATGTACGACTTGGAGATATCGGAGCTGCTATTCAAGAAGTCATGGAGTCGTACGAAGTCGAACTCGACGGTAAGACTTTTCAAGTGAAGCCCATCCGCAATCTTAATGGCCATAATATCAATCCATTTGAGATTCACGGCGGTAAATCCGTGCCCATTGTGAAGAGTCACGACCAAACCAAGATGGAGGAGGGCGAGACTTTTGCTATTGAGACTTTCGGATCCACTGGTAAGGGATACGTTCACGACGAAGGTGAAGTGTCTCACTACGCCAAACGGACCAATATTGGCCACGTTCCACTTCGTCTCAACAGCGCCAAGAACCTTCTCGCCGTCATTGACAAGCATTTTGGCACCCTGCCCTTCTGTCGCCGATACCTCGATCACGCCGGTGAAGAAAAGTATCTCCTAGCATTGAACAACCTCGTCAAGTCCGGCATCGTCCAAGACTACCCACCCCTGGTGGACATCCCCGGCTCCTACACCGCCCAATACGAGCATACAATCCTTCTCCGACCCACCGTCAAGGAGGTGGTGTCACGGGGTGACGACTACTAA